CCGTGTCCGAGCTGCGCATGTACCTCACCGGGGCCGCAGCCTCGACCGATGCGGACTCTGGCACGTTTGACATCGGCGTCTACCGAGGACCGAGCTTGTCGGACATGGCGCAGGTGGGCAGCGATTTCGGGGCTAGCCTGGTTACCAGCACCGGAATGCTGATGATCACGTTCAGCGAGATCACGATTCAGGCAGGCGAGGCGGTCGGCGTGGAAATGGTCGCCACCAATTTTGAAACCTCGCCGATATGGGCCACCACTCCGGCGGCCACACACACCGGGCTCGTCAACGCACAAAACCACTCGGTGTATCAGAGCGCGCAGTCCTACCCGCTCGACGATCCGCTCAATCTCAACGACAGCAAGTGGACCACCGCAGCCAAAATGTTCTGGTTCGCGCTGGCATAAGGCACGACACGACGAGACGAGGGGGCCGTGTGGGTGATCTGGCATCCCTCATCGCAGCCGTGGCGAGCCTGATCACGGCCATCGGAGGCGTAGCAGGAATGATCATCAACGCTCGCCAGCAACGCCGCGACGCCGCCGCCAGTCCGATCGACGAACTACAGGACAAGCGGCTGCGCGAGCTGGAAGAGGCAGTGCGTGACACCGACGACACCGGGGGTGACCCGTGAACACACGCAGGAGACTCTCGCGGGCACGCCGGTTACAGGTGTGGCAGATGGGGCTCGCCGGGCTCACTCTCGTCGCGGTCGGCGTGCTGGCCACGACACTACTCATGTCCCGAGCGAGCGCGGAGCAGGAACGGGCCGAACTGCGCAACCAGCTCGACACCGTCTCCCAGAAGGCCGAACGCGTGGCCGACCCGCTCGCGAAACTCTGCCGCACGAGCCCGGACGCCGCGCAGCAGGCAGGCGCCGACACGTGCCAGCTCGCCACCGACATCGGCAAACGAGGCCCTGCCGGCCCGCAGGGCGAGCAGGGACCCGCCGGTGAGGACGGACGCGGCATCGCCTCAACCGCGATCGAGGACGGGCGCCTGGTGGTGTCCTACACCGATGGCACCTCGCGGGATGTGGGCCGCGTGGTCGGACAGCAGGGACCGCAAGGCGAGCAAGGACCCGAGGGTTCCGAGGGTCGCGGGATCACCGGCACCAGCATCACCGACGGGGCACTAGAGGTGTCTTACTCGGACGGCACCACGGAGACACTCGGCCAGGTGGTCGGCACGGACGGCCGCGGCATCGAGTCCGTAACCGCCGAGGACGGCCAGCTGGTCATCACCTACACCGACGGCACCACCACCGACGCGGGACCGCTCCCGCAGGGGCCGCAGGGCGACCAGGGACCGCGGGGACCGCAGGGCGAACGTGGTCCGCAGGGTCCGCCGGGGCCGAGCTGTCCGGATGGCTACGAGCAGCGCGACGTGCTCTACGCCAGCGGACAGTCCGGCGTCGGCTGCGTCCGCACAGACGAGGAGGACTGACATGCAGTGGTTCAACGGCCCCGGCGAGGACCTCGCCACCGTGGCCCGTGAGACCGGCTATCCGGTGGTCGAGGTCGACGGGTGGCGCAACCGCGGGCACGGCGGGATGGCCGACCATGTCGGCGTGATCGTGTGTCATCACACCGCCTCGTGTGAGCCCGAGGAAACCGACTCGAACGCTCCCGCCCTCGACGTGGTGCGCGATGGCCGCGCCGGGTTGCCCGGACCGCTCGCGCATTACGTGTTGGGTTTCGACGGCACCGTCTACGTGGTGGCCGCCGGTCTGGCCTACCACGCCGGAAGCGGTTCGTGGCGCGGCATGAGCGGCAACGAGAGCGCCATCGGCATCGAGGCCGAGGATTCCGGCGATGGGGACTGGACCGACGCACAGCTCGACGCTTACCCGCGGCTCGTGGCGCGGCTGTGCCAGTTCCTCGGCGTCGACTCCGCGGCCGTGTGCGCACACCGCGAGTGGGCGCCCGAGCGCAAGATCGACCCCGCCGGCATCGACATGCCCGACTTCCGGCGCACCGTATCCGACTACCTCGCGACCCCCGACCAGATCACAGCCCAGGAGGATGACATGCGCGACGACGAGCGCCAGGCCCTGTTCGACGTGCTCCAGCAGCACACCGGCAGCCGTACGCCCGGCGAGTTTCCGGGATGGCCGTCGTTCGTGGACGACTCCGAGCGGTTCACGGCCGTGGATTATCTGCGCAACATCGATGCGCACACCTACCACGGGCGCAACCTGTCGAAGGACTCGATCCGCGGCATCGTCCGCGAGGAGCTCACCGAGGTCGACCCGGCCAAGGTGTCCGCCGAGACCCTCGTCGACCGGATCGCCGAGCGGCTCGCGCCCGACGAGCAGGACGCCTGACCCGAACCCAATCAACCGGGGCACTCCACACGGGGTGCCCCTTTTTCATGCCGAGAGAGAGGATGCCATGAAGGACATCATCGAGAGCAAGGTCAAGACCGGCTCCGCCGCCGCTGCCGTGACCACGTTCGTGATCACTAACGTGCAGCCCTATCTTCCGGACGCGTTGACCAGCACGCTCGGTTCGATCGTGTCCACCGCCGTAGCCGGCGGCCTCACCTTCGCCGCTGCCTACATCACCAAGCACACCCCGCGTGTCGAGGTCGAGGCCACCGACCAGTGACCGACCCCGTGATCCCCGACCCGCGCAGGCCGCCGGACGCGGTATCCTGCCCGTGCTGCTCAGCGTAGGCAGCGCACACGCGCCCCCGGAACTCTTCGGAGCTCCGGGGGCGCTTTACGTGTGTCCGGGGGCCTCACCGGAATCGGTCAGATTGCGATCCTCGCCAGCGTCGGCAGATGCCAGCGCCGGGCCAATGTCCGCACGGTAGCACCCCTGCCACGCACGAAAACCCCCGGCCGAAGCCGGGGGTTTACCCATCGATCCGCACCCGTGAGTACGTCACCAGTGTACCACGCACACCGGTTACGCGACCTCGACCGGCTCGGCCACAGCGGTATTCACCGCCCGGGCGAAATCGAGCACCGCCATGTCCGTGAACAGCCACCCCTTCGGCGGGAGTGGTTTCGTCGGTGCGGCCTCCACTGCCCGTATCAGCCCTACGGCGTCGGTCGCGCTCGACGGGTCAAGCGAGTTGCCTGCCTCGACTACATCCCGCCACGGCTGGATACTCTCGCCCGTGAGCTCGATGCCGCGCACCCGACGGAGCAGCGCTTGCAGCGACTCCCCCGCGGACTCGGGCACCCGGTCGAGTTGGTCGAGCGTCTCGCAGGCCTTCCAGATTTCCTGCTGCTGCGTCGTCGCCATAACACCTCACTCTAGTGTCTTCCCGCTCCCTGGGCACGGACCCTGCTCGCCCGGCCGGGAGTGCACCGGGGCGGGCTTTCCGATGTCGCCCTTATACCCGCACCACTGTCCGCACACCGAGCACTGCGGCCACTCGGTAGCGTTGCCTTTACCCATCCTGACCTCCTGTGATTCCTCCGTGAGCCTGCCCGCTCGGCGCCGCTGGCAGCGACCACCGATCGGGCGAGGCGTCAGACCGCGTTCGCGGCCTGCGATCTGTGGTGCGGGCACTGTTCAGGGCCGTAGGGGTCGACGTAGAGGTAGAGCTGCCCGGTGACAGTGACGATCATGGCCTCGACGGACAGCCCGAACGCGAGCGCGTGCCGGTCGCGGGCGGCGTCGCGCACTCCGGGGCCGTCGAGGGTCACGCCCCAGGGGGTGTGCCATTCGATCGCGATCGTCTCCGCGCTGTAGCGGGTGAGCTGCTCGGCGACCCACTCGGCCCCGGCCTCCGGATCGAGCAGCACCACGTCGGGGGAGTAGTTCCTCCGGAGCTTCGCGGCGGTGGCGTGGTCGTACAGGTGCGCGTGCCAGTGCAGCTCGTGATCGCGCCAGCGCGTCGGCAGATGTTCGGACATGGGTGTCTCCGTACGGGTGTGGTGGGAGCCCGGCCGATGCCCTCGGGGGCAGGCACCGGCCGGGCGACGAACCGACGCCGGACGTGGGGGATCAACAGCGCCGGGCCGTGGACTACAGAGCGCGGAGGCCGTCGCGCACGCGGGCCATGAGATCGAGCTGCGGATCTGTGAACCTGTCGGCAAGCTCCGAGGTACGCTCGACATGCCACCCCGGTAGATAGCCCCTACCGGGGCGGCTTCTCTCGCCGTAGAGCTCGCCGCACCAGCCCCACTGCATCCCC
This genomic stretch from Actinopolyspora halophila DSM 43834 harbors:
- a CDS encoding collagen-like protein; this encodes MNTRRRLSRARRLQVWQMGLAGLTLVAVGVLATTLLMSRASAEQERAELRNQLDTVSQKAERVADPLAKLCRTSPDAAQQAGADTCQLATDIGKRGPAGPQGEQGPAGEDGRGIASTAIEDGRLVVSYTDGTSRDVGRVVGQQGPQGEQGPEGSEGRGITGTSITDGALEVSYSDGTTETLGQVVGTDGRGIESVTAEDGQLVITYTDGTTTDAGPLPQGPQGDQGPRGPQGERGPQGPPGPSCPDGYEQRDVLYASGQSGVGCVRTDEED
- a CDS encoding N-acetylmuramoyl-L-alanine amidase, with translation MQWFNGPGEDLATVARETGYPVVEVDGWRNRGHGGMADHVGVIVCHHTASCEPEETDSNAPALDVVRDGRAGLPGPLAHYVLGFDGTVYVVAAGLAYHAGSGSWRGMSGNESAIGIEAEDSGDGDWTDAQLDAYPRLVARLCQFLGVDSAAVCAHREWAPERKIDPAGIDMPDFRRTVSDYLATPDQITAQEDDMRDDERQALFDVLQQHTGSRTPGEFPGWPSFVDDSERFTAVDYLRNIDAHTYHGRNLSKDSIRGIVREELTEVDPAKVSAETLVDRIAERLAPDEQDA